A stretch of Melopsittacus undulatus isolate bMelUnd1 chromosome 26, bMelUnd1.mat.Z, whole genome shotgun sequence DNA encodes these proteins:
- the PSMC4 gene encoding 26S proteasome regulatory subunit 6B isoform X3 produces the protein MEEIGLLSEKAQEELPALAAPRPPPGLSFLVPEPEDLEDLYSRYKRLQQELEFLGVQEEYIKDEQRNLKKEFLHAQEEVKRIQSIPLVIGQFLEAVDQSTAIVGSTTGSNYYVRILSTIDRELLKPNASVALHKHSNALVDVLPPEADSSIMMLTADQKPDVMYADIGGMDIQKQEVREAVELPLTHFELYKQIGIDPPRGVLMYGPPGCGKTMLAKAVAHHTTAAFIRVVGSEFVQKYLGEGPRMVRDVFRLAKEHAPAIIFIDEIDAIATKRFDAQTGADREVQRILLELLNQMDGFDQNVNVKVIMATNRADTLDPALLRPGRLDRKIEFPLPDRRQKRLIFSTVTARMNLSDEVDLEDYVARPDKISGADINSICQEGGMLAVRENRYIVL, from the exons ATGGAGGAGATCGGGCTGCTGAGCGAGAAGGCGCAG GAGGAGCTCCCAGCCTTGGCTGCCCCGAGGCCCCCCCCGGGGCTGTCCTTCCTGGTGCCTGAGCCCGAGGACCTCGAGGACCTCTACAGCCGATACAAG cggctgcagcaggagctggagttCCTGGGGGTACAAGAGGAGTACATCAAGGACGAGCAGAGGAACCTGAAGAAGGAGTTTCTCCATGCACAGGAGGAGGTCAAGAGGATCCAGAGCATCCCACTGGTCATCGGCCAGTTCCTGGAGGCTGTGGACCAGAGCACGGCCATTGTGGGATCCACCACCG gCTCCAACTACTACGTGCGCATCCTGAGCACCATAGACCGGGAGCTGCTGAAACCCAACGCGTCAGTGGCTCTGCACAAGCACAGCAATGCTCTGGTGGATGTGCTGCCCCCCGAGGCCGACAGCAGCATCATGATGCTGactgcag ACCAGAAGCCGGATGTGATGTATGCTGACATTGGGGGCATGGACATCCAGAAGCAGGAGGTGCGAGAGGCTGTGGAGCTGCCTCTGACCCACTTCGAGCTCTACAAGCAG atcgGCATTGACCCCCCCCGCGGTGTCCTCATGTATGGGCCCCCAGGCTGTGGCAAGACCATGTTGGCCAAGGCTGTGGCTCATCACACCACAG CCGCCTTCATCCGCGTGGTGGGGTCAGAGTTCGTGCAGAAGTACCTGGGGGAGGGGCCGCGGATGGTTCGGGATGTTTTCCGCCTGGCCAAGGAACATGCTCCTGCCATTATCTTCATTGATGAGATCGACGCCATCGCCACCAAGAGATTCGATGCGCAGACCGGCG ctgaCCGGGAGGTCCAACGCATCCTCCTGGAGCTCCTCAACCAGATGGACGGATTCGACCAGAACGTCAATGTCAAG GTGATCATGGCCACCAACAGGGCTGACACTCTGGATCCAGCTTTGCTCCGTCCCGGGCGCCTGGACAGGAAAATCGAGTTCCCTTTACCCGACAGGCGCCAGAAGAGGCTGATCTTCAGCACGGTGACCGCGCGCATGAACCTGTCCGACGAGGTCGACCTCGAGGACT
- the PSMC4 gene encoding 26S proteasome regulatory subunit 6B isoform X5, with amino-acid sequence MEEIGLLSEKAQEELPALAAPRPPPGLSFLVPEPEDLEDLYSRYKRLQQELEFLGVQEEYIKDEQRNLKKEFLHAQEEVKRIQSIPLVIGQFLEAVDQSTAIVGSTTGSNYYVRILSTIDRELLKPNASVALHKHSNALVDVLPPEADSSIMMLTADQKPDVMYADIGGMDIQKQEVREAVELPLTHFELYKQIGIDPPRGVLMYGPPGCGKTMLAKAVAHHTTAAFIRVVGSEFVQKYLGEGPRMVRDVFRLAKEHAPAIIFIDEIDAIATKRFDAQTGADREVQRILLELLNQMDGFDQNVNVKVIMATNRADTLDPALLRPGRLDRKIEFPLPDRRQKRLIFSTVTARMNLSDEVDLEDYVARPDKISGADINSICQEGGMLAVRENRYIVL; translated from the exons ATGGAGGAGATCGGGCTGCTGAGCGAGAAGGCGCAG GAGGAGCTCCCAGCCTTGGCTGCCCCGAGGCCCCCCCCGGGGCTGTCCTTCCTGGTGCCTGAGCCCGAGGACCTCGAGGACCTCTACAGCCGATACAAG cggctgcagcaggagctggagttCCTGGGGGTACAAGAGGAGTACATCAAGGACGAGCAGAGGAACCTGAAGAAGGAGTTTCTCCATGCACAGGAGGAGGTCAAGAGGATCCAGAGCATCCCACTGGTCATCGGCCAGTTCCTGGAGGCTGTGGACCAGAGCACGGCCATTGTGGGATCCACCACCG gCTCCAACTACTACGTGCGCATCCTGAGCACCATAGACCGGGAGCTGCTGAAACCCAACGCGTCAGTGGCTCTGCACAAGCACAGCAATGCTCTGGTGGATGTGCTGCCCCCCGAGGCCGACAGCAGCATCATGATGCTGactgcag ACCAGAAGCCGGATGTGATGTATGCTGACATTGGGGGCATGGACATCCAGAAGCAGGAGGTGCGAGAGGCTGTGGAGCTGCCTCTGACCCACTTCGAGCTCTACAAGCAG atcgGCATTGACCCCCCCCGCGGTGTCCTCATGTATGGGCCCCCAGGCTGTGGCAAGACCATGTTGGCCAAGGCTGTGGCTCATCACACCACAG CCGCCTTCATCCGCGTGGTGGGGTCAGAGTTCGTGCAGAAGTACCTGGGGGAGGGGCCGCGGATGGTTCGGGATGTTTTCCGCCTGGCCAAGGAACATGCTCCTGCCATTATCTTCATTGATGAGATCGACGCCATCGCCACCAAGAGATTCGATGCGCAGACCGGCG ctgaCCGGGAGGTCCAACGCATCCTCCTGGAGCTCCTCAACCAGATGGACGGATTCGACCAGAACGTCAATGTCAAG GTGATCATGGCCACCAACAGGGCTGACACTCTGGATCCAGCTTTGCTCCGTCCCGGGCGCCTGGACAGGAAAATCGAGTTCCCTTTACCCGACAGGCGCCAGAAGA GGCTGATCTTCAGCACGGTGACCGCGCGCATGAACCTGTCCGACGAGGTCGACCTCGAGGACT